A single genomic interval of Methylobacterium bullatum harbors:
- the gatB gene encoding Aspartyl/glutamyl-tRNA(Asn/Gln) amidotransferase subunit B gives MTAAVNPKKLIKGGLHDWEVVIGMEIHAQVTSRSKLFSGASTEFGGEPNDHVSLVDAAMPGMLPVINEECVAQAVRTGLGLKARINHRSVFDRKNYFYPDLPQGYQISQFKDPIVGEGEVLVDLPEGETITVGIERLHLEQDAGKSLHDQNPTQSFVDLNRSGVALMEIVSRPDLRSSEEARAYVTKLRTILRYLGTCDGDMEKGSLRADVNVSVRKPGEPLGTRCEIKNVNSIRFIGQAIEVEARRQIAIIEDGGTISQETRLFDPGKGETRSMRSKEEAHDYRYFPDPDLLPLEFDQAYVDALAEGLPELPDAKKVRFIESYGLSPYDAGVLIAERSSADYFEAVAKGRDGKAAANWVINELFGRLNKESHSIETSPVSADQLGAIVDLIGEGVISGKIAKDLFEIVWSEGGDPRELVESRGMKQVTDTGAIEAAVDEIIAKNPDKVSQAKEKPTLLGWFVGQTMKATGGKANPAAVNALLKAKLGIE, from the coding sequence ATGACCGCTGCCGTGAACCCCAAGAAGCTCATCAAGGGCGGCCTGCACGACTGGGAGGTCGTGATCGGCATGGAGATCCATGCTCAGGTTACGAGCCGCTCGAAGCTGTTCTCCGGCGCCTCGACGGAATTCGGGGGCGAGCCGAACGACCACGTCTCCCTGGTGGACGCGGCCATGCCCGGCATGCTCCCCGTCATCAACGAGGAATGCGTGGCCCAAGCCGTGCGCACCGGCCTCGGGCTGAAGGCGCGGATCAACCACCGCTCCGTGTTCGACCGGAAGAACTACTTCTACCCGGACCTGCCGCAGGGCTACCAGATCAGCCAGTTCAAGGATCCCATCGTCGGCGAGGGCGAGGTGCTGGTGGACCTGCCCGAGGGCGAGACCATCACGGTGGGCATCGAGCGGCTGCATCTCGAGCAGGATGCCGGCAAGTCCCTGCACGACCAGAACCCGACCCAGAGCTTCGTCGACCTCAATCGTTCGGGCGTCGCCCTGATGGAGATCGTCTCGCGGCCGGATCTCCGCTCGTCGGAGGAGGCGCGTGCCTACGTGACCAAGCTGCGCACCATCCTGCGCTATCTCGGCACCTGCGACGGCGACATGGAGAAGGGCTCGCTGCGGGCCGACGTCAATGTCTCGGTGAGGAAGCCCGGCGAGCCGCTCGGCACCCGCTGCGAGATCAAGAACGTCAACTCGATCCGCTTCATCGGGCAGGCCATCGAGGTCGAGGCGCGGCGCCAGATCGCCATCATCGAGGATGGCGGCACCATCTCCCAGGAGACCCGCCTGTTCGATCCGGGCAAGGGCGAGACCCGCTCCATGCGCTCTAAGGAAGAGGCGCACGATTACCGCTACTTCCCCGACCCGGACCTGCTGCCGCTCGAATTCGACCAGGCCTATGTGGATGCGCTGGCCGAGGGCCTGCCGGAACTGCCGGACGCCAAGAAGGTCCGCTTCATCGAGTCCTACGGCCTGTCTCCCTACGATGCCGGCGTGCTCATCGCCGAGCGGTCCTCCGCCGATTATTTCGAGGCGGTGGCCAAGGGCCGCGACGGCAAGGCCGCGGCGAACTGGGTAATCAACGAGCTGTTCGGCCGCCTCAACAAGGAAAGCCACAGCATCGAGACGAGCCCGGTCTCGGCGGACCAACTCGGCGCCATCGTCGATCTCATCGGCGAAGGGGTCATCTCGGGCAAGATCGCCAAGGACCTGTTCGAGATCGTCTGGTCCGAGGGCGGCGACCCGCGCGAACTCGTCGAATCGCGCGGCATGAAGCAGGTCACCGATACCGGCGCCATCGAGGCGGCGGTGGACGAGATCATCGCCAAGAATCCCGACAAGGTGAGCCAAGCCAAGGAAAAGCCGACCCTGCTCGGCTGGTTCGTCGGCCAGACCATGAAGGCCACCGGCGGCAAGGCCAACCCCGCGGCGGTGAACGCGCTGCTGAAGGCCAAGCTCGGGATAGAGTAG
- the gatA_1 gene encoding Glutamyl-tRNA(Gln) amidotransferase subunit A, translating into MTHLNELTLAEARDGLKAKDFSATDLAKAHLSAIEAARGLNAYLLETPERALQMADVSDAKIASGEARPLEGLPLGVKDLFCTHGVATTAGSKILEGFQPHYESAVTHNLWRDGAVMLGKLNLDEFAMGSSNETSAYGDVVSPWRRAGSDTKLVPGGSSGGSAAAVAAHLCLGATATDTGGSIRQPAAFTGTVGIKPTYGRCSRWGTVAYASSLDQAGPIARTVRDCAILLGSMSGADARDTTCADLAVPDFEAAVARGVKGLTIGIPKEYRVEGMSAEIQALWDKGAAMLKDAGATIREISLPHTRFALPAYYIVAPAEASSNLARYDGVRYGLRVPGKDIAGMYENTRAAGFGREVKRRIMIGTYVLSAGYYDAYYVRAQKIRTLIKRDFEEAYASGIDAILTPATPSAAFGIGEKGSGDPVEMYLQDVFTITVNMAGLPGISVPAGLDAQGLPLGLQLIGRPFDEETLFAAAQVIETAAGRTKLPAAWWA; encoded by the coding sequence ATGACCCATCTCAACGAACTCACCCTGGCCGAGGCTCGCGACGGGCTGAAGGCCAAGGATTTCTCGGCGACCGACCTCGCCAAGGCCCATCTCTCGGCGATCGAGGCGGCGCGCGGCCTCAACGCCTATCTGCTGGAGACGCCCGAACGCGCCCTGCAGATGGCGGATGTCTCCGACGCCAAGATCGCCTCCGGTGAGGCCCGGCCCCTCGAAGGCCTGCCGCTGGGCGTCAAGGACCTGTTCTGCACCCACGGAGTTGCCACCACCGCTGGCTCGAAGATTCTCGAAGGGTTCCAGCCGCATTACGAATCCGCCGTGACCCACAATCTGTGGCGCGACGGCGCGGTGATGCTGGGCAAGCTCAACCTCGACGAGTTCGCCATGGGCTCCTCCAACGAGACCTCGGCCTATGGCGACGTGGTCTCGCCCTGGCGTCGGGCCGGCTCGGACACGAAGCTGGTGCCGGGCGGCTCTTCCGGCGGTTCGGCCGCTGCCGTGGCGGCGCATCTGTGCCTGGGCGCCACCGCCACCGATACCGGGGGCTCGATCCGCCAGCCCGCCGCCTTCACCGGCACGGTGGGCATCAAGCCGACCTACGGGCGCTGCTCGCGCTGGGGCACGGTGGCCTATGCCTCCTCCCTCGACCAGGCCGGCCCCATCGCCCGCACGGTGCGCGACTGTGCCATTCTGCTCGGCTCCATGTCCGGGGCGGATGCCCGCGACACCACCTGCGCCGACCTTGCCGTGCCGGATTTCGAGGCGGCCGTGGCGCGTGGCGTGAAAGGCCTCACCATCGGCATCCCGAAGGAATACCGGGTCGAGGGCATGTCCGCCGAGATCCAGGCGCTCTGGGACAAGGGCGCCGCGATGCTCAAGGATGCCGGCGCCACGATTCGCGAAATCTCGCTGCCGCATACGCGCTTCGCGCTGCCGGCCTATTACATCGTCGCCCCGGCCGAGGCCTCCTCGAATCTGGCCCGCTACGACGGCGTGCGCTACGGCCTGCGCGTGCCCGGCAAGGACATCGCCGGGATGTACGAGAACACCCGCGCCGCCGGCTTCGGCCGCGAGGTGAAGCGCCGCATCATGATCGGCACCTACGTGCTCTCGGCCGGCTATTACGACGCCTATTACGTCCGCGCGCAGAAGATCCGCACCCTGATCAAGCGCGACTTCGAGGAGGCCTACGCCTCCGGCATCGACGCGATCCTGACCCCCGCCACCCCGTCCGCCGCCTTCGGCATCGGCGAGAAGGGCTCGGGCGATCCCGTGGAGATGTACCTCCAGGACGTGTTCACCATCACGGTGAACATGGCGGGCCTGCCCGGCATCTCGGTGCCCGCCGGCCTCGACGCGCAGGGGCTGCCGCTCGGGCTCCAGCTCATCGGGCGTCCGTTCGACGAGGAGACGCTGTTCGCTGCCGCCCAGGTGATCGAAACGGCGGCCGGACGGACCAAGCTGCCCGCCGCGTGGTGGGCATGA
- the gatC gene encoding Glutamyl-tRNA(Gln) amidotransferase subunit C produces the protein MSVDATTVRRIAHLARIAVSDEEVAPLQGELNAILAFVEQLSEVDVEGVEPMTSVTPMAMKKRTDVVTDGGHARDIVFNAPETEDHYFLVPKVVE, from the coding sequence ATGTCGGTCGACGCAACCACAGTGAGGCGCATCGCGCATCTGGCGCGTATCGCGGTGAGCGACGAGGAGGTCGCGCCGCTCCAGGGCGAACTCAACGCCATCCTCGCCTTCGTCGAGCAACTCTCCGAAGTCGATGTCGAGGGCGTCGAACCGATGACCTCGGTCACGCCGATGGCGATGAAGAAGCGCACCGACGTCGTGACCGACGGCGGACATGCCCGCGACATCGTCTTCAACGCCCCCGAGACCGAGGACCATTACTTCCTCGTCCCGAAGGTGGTCGAGTAG
- the yrrK gene encoding Putative pre-16S rRNA nuclease, with protein MTEDEVRAFVAASAGGRRLIGIDLGTKTIGLALSDVGRQIASPLETIRRVKFTPDVARLRLLCEAHQVGGLVMGLPLNMDGSEGPRVQATRSFVRNMKPLLDLPVLFCDERLSTAAVTRALIAADASRAKRGEVVDMLAAAYILQGCLDQIRGLLGDEERGERDAY; from the coding sequence GTGACGGAAGACGAGGTCCGGGCGTTCGTCGCGGCGTCCGCGGGCGGCCGGCGCCTCATCGGGATCGATCTCGGCACCAAGACGATCGGGCTCGCCCTGTCGGATGTGGGCCGGCAGATCGCCTCGCCCCTCGAGACCATCCGCCGGGTGAAATTCACGCCCGACGTCGCCCGCCTGCGCCTCCTGTGCGAGGCTCACCAGGTCGGCGGCCTCGTCATGGGCCTGCCCCTCAACATGGATGGCAGCGAAGGGCCGCGCGTCCAGGCCACGCGCTCCTTCGTGCGCAACATGAAGCCCCTGCTCGACCTGCCGGTGCTGTTCTGCGACGAGCGCCTGTCCACGGCGGCGGTGACGCGGGCGCTGATCGCGGCGGACGCCTCGCGGGCCAAGCGCGGCGAGGTCGTGGACATGCTGGCGGCGGCCTACATCCTCCAGGGCTGCCTCGATCAGATCCGGGGTCTGCTGGGAGACGAGGAGCGCGGGGAGCGCGACGCGTATTGA
- the fae_2 gene encoding 5,6,7,8-tetrahydromethanopterin hydro-lyase, whose amino-acid sequence MAKINKVLVGEALVGDGNEVAHIDLIIGPRGSPAETAFCNGLVNNKHGFTSLLAVIAPNLPCKPNTLMFNKVTINDARQAVQMFGPAQYGVAKAVQDAVAEGIIPADEADDLFILVGVFIHWEAADDAKIQKYNYDAVKLSIQRAVKGEPTAAYATEQRNSASHPFASNA is encoded by the coding sequence ATGGCGAAGATCAACAAAGTTCTGGTCGGCGAGGCTCTCGTCGGCGATGGCAACGAGGTCGCCCACATCGATCTCATCATCGGACCGCGCGGTTCGCCGGCCGAGACGGCATTCTGCAACGGCCTCGTGAACAACAAGCACGGCTTCACCAGCCTGCTCGCGGTCATCGCGCCGAACCTGCCCTGCAAGCCGAACACCCTGATGTTCAACAAGGTCACCATCAACGACGCCCGTCAGGCCGTCCAGATGTTCGGCCCCGCCCAGTACGGCGTTGCCAAGGCCGTGCAGGACGCCGTTGCCGAAGGCATCATCCCCGCTGACGAAGCCGACGACCTGTTCATCCTGGTCGGCGTGTTCATTCACTGGGAAGCTGCCGACGACGCCAAGATCCAGAAGTACAACTACGACGCCGTGAAGCTGTCGATCCAGCGTGCCGTCAAGGGCGAGCCCACCGCTGCCTACGCCACCGAGCAGCGCAACTCCGCTTCGCACCCCTTCGCGTCGAACGCTTAG
- the citG_1 gene encoding 2-(5''-triphosphoribosyl)-3'-dephosphocoenzyme-A synthase: MSGLSPEAIAAAYRACCLAELDALKPGNVHVFGDGHRMAVADFVTSAEVSAPHLAEPGARVGRRVRTAMEATLGAVGQNTNLGILLLCAPLALAAERGGPLRGALSHVLDTLDAADATDVFAAIRAANPGGLGRAERHDVTGPEAPASLVAAMAEAAPRDRIARAYVTGFTDIFGIGLPALAESRGKGLTPPWSTTALFLGYLAAVPDSHVARKHGADRADALRVEAEELLSLDLATRPVTELLARDRSWKGQNLNPGTSADMTVATLFADRLLAAGA, translated from the coding sequence ATGAGCGGGCTTTCGCCGGAGGCGATCGCCGCGGCCTACAGGGCGTGCTGCCTCGCCGAGCTCGATGCCCTCAAACCCGGCAACGTCCACGTCTTCGGCGACGGCCATCGCATGGCGGTGGCGGATTTCGTCACGAGCGCGGAGGTCTCCGCGCCCCATCTGGCGGAACCCGGCGCGCGGGTCGGCCGGCGGGTGCGCACCGCCATGGAGGCGACCCTCGGCGCGGTGGGCCAGAACACCAATCTCGGCATTCTCCTCCTCTGCGCGCCCCTGGCGCTCGCCGCCGAGCGGGGCGGCCCTCTGCGCGGAGCGCTGAGCCATGTTCTCGATACCCTCGACGCCGCCGATGCGACCGACGTCTTCGCCGCGATTCGCGCCGCCAATCCCGGCGGCCTCGGCCGAGCCGAACGCCACGACGTGACCGGACCGGAAGCCCCGGCGAGCCTCGTCGCGGCCATGGCAGAGGCGGCCCCGCGCGACCGGATCGCCCGCGCCTACGTCACCGGCTTCACCGACATCTTCGGCATCGGCCTGCCCGCATTGGCGGAGTCGCGCGGCAAGGGCCTCACGCCCCCCTGGAGCACGACGGCTTTGTTCCTCGGCTACCTCGCGGCCGTTCCCGACAGCCATGTGGCGCGCAAGCACGGCGCAGACCGCGCCGACGCCCTGCGCGTCGAGGCGGAGGAGCTTCTCTCCCTCGATCTCGCCACCCGCCCCGTCACCGAACTCCTGGCGCGGGACCGTTCGTGGAAGGGCCAGAACCTCAATCCGGGCACCAGCGCGGACATGACGGTGGCCACCCTCTTCGCCGACCGATTGCTGGCGGCTGGAGCGTAA
- the lysX gene encoding Alpha-aminoadipate--LysW ligase LysX, whose translation MRIGLAADNGNWHKARLRAALEHLGAEPVLFSLADVAVVTGAGEPLRVPGFADGLPDGVLLRTIAGGTFEATTMRLGVLHALVASGVTVWNSPGAIERSVDKAMTSLLVARAGLPTPDTFVFSSREAAAACVAREAGPGRPLVLKPLFGSQGEGLQLIERPEDLPGEDAVSRVYYLQRYIARNDGLWRDYRVFVCEGRAIAAMIREGDGWITNVHRGGRPLPWAMPEKAAELAERAAAAIGVDYTGIDLVEDGEGGYLVLEVNSMPAWSGLQQVTEVDVAAAVARGFLNAVRAARPPRLLAALG comes from the coding sequence ATGCGCATCGGGCTCGCGGCCGATAACGGCAATTGGCACAAGGCCCGATTGAGGGCCGCCCTGGAACATCTCGGCGCCGAGCCGGTGCTGTTTTCGCTCGCCGACGTGGCGGTGGTCACCGGCGCGGGCGAACCGCTCCGGGTGCCGGGCTTCGCGGACGGGTTGCCCGACGGCGTCCTCCTGCGCACCATCGCCGGGGGCACCTTCGAGGCCACCACCATGCGGCTCGGCGTGCTCCACGCCCTCGTCGCCTCCGGGGTCACGGTGTGGAACTCCCCCGGCGCCATCGAGCGCTCGGTGGACAAGGCCATGACGAGCCTCCTCGTCGCCAGGGCCGGCCTGCCCACCCCCGACACCTTCGTTTTCTCCAGCCGCGAGGCCGCCGCCGCCTGCGTCGCCCGCGAGGCGGGACCGGGCCGGCCGCTGGTGCTCAAGCCGCTCTTCGGCTCACAGGGCGAGGGTTTGCAGCTCATCGAACGGCCGGAAGACCTGCCCGGCGAGGACGCCGTGTCGCGGGTCTACTATCTCCAGCGCTACATCGCGCGGAACGACGGCCTGTGGCGCGATTACCGGGTCTTCGTCTGCGAGGGCAGGGCCATCGCCGCCATGATCCGCGAGGGCGACGGCTGGATCACCAACGTCCATCGCGGAGGCCGGCCCTTGCCCTGGGCGATGCCGGAGAAGGCCGCGGAGCTCGCCGAACGCGCGGCGGCCGCCATCGGCGTCGATTACACCGGCATCGACCTCGTGGAGGACGGAGAGGGCGGCTACCTCGTCCTCGAAGTCAATTCCATGCCGGCCTGGTCGGGCCTGCAGCAGGTCACCGAGGTCGACGTCGCGGCCGCCGTGGCCCGGGGCTTCCTCAACGCCGTGCGGGCGGCGAGGCCACCTCGGCTCCTGGCGGCACTGGGATGA
- the mch_1 gene encoding Methenyltetrahydromethanopterin cyclohydrolase: MTTHPPATLRTTPSLNALANPLVEKLVADAEALRLAVTTENGARMVDAGATVRGSIEAGRRIAEICLGGLGTVSIVPTGPIAAWPYSVVVHSADPVLACLGSQYAGWSLADETGDSGFFALGSGPGRAVSVVEDLYTELGYRDSASRTALVLEAAGGPPASVIAKVAEACGLSADALTFIYAPTQSLAGSTQVVARVLEVALHKAHTVGFDLHKIVDGIGSAPLSPQHPDFIQAMGRTNDAIIYGGRVQLFVEADEADAKQLAEQLPSTTSADHGAPFADIFGRVNGDFYKIDGALFSPAEVIVTSVTTGKSFRGGRLMPELVDASFS; the protein is encoded by the coding sequence ATGACCACCCATCCCCCCGCCACGCTCCGGACCACGCCGAGCCTGAACGCCCTCGCCAATCCCCTCGTGGAGAAGCTGGTGGCCGATGCCGAGGCCCTGCGCCTTGCCGTCACCACGGAGAACGGCGCACGCATGGTCGATGCCGGCGCCACCGTGCGCGGCTCCATCGAGGCCGGCCGGCGCATCGCCGAGATCTGCCTCGGCGGCCTCGGCACCGTGTCGATCGTCCCCACCGGGCCGATCGCGGCCTGGCCCTATTCCGTGGTGGTGCATTCCGCCGACCCGGTGCTCGCCTGCCTCGGCAGCCAGTATGCCGGCTGGTCGCTGGCCGACGAGACCGGCGATTCCGGCTTCTTCGCCCTGGGCTCCGGCCCCGGCCGCGCCGTCTCGGTGGTGGAAGACCTCTACACCGAACTCGGCTACCGCGATTCCGCCAGCCGGACAGCCCTGGTGCTCGAGGCCGCCGGCGGACCGCCCGCCTCCGTCATCGCCAAGGTCGCCGAGGCCTGCGGCCTCTCGGCCGATGCGCTGACCTTCATCTACGCGCCGACTCAGTCGCTGGCCGGCTCGACCCAGGTCGTCGCCCGCGTGCTGGAAGTCGCCCTGCACAAGGCCCACACCGTGGGATTCGACCTGCACAAGATCGTCGATGGAATCGGTTCGGCCCCGCTCTCGCCGCAGCATCCCGACTTCATCCAGGCCATGGGCCGCACCAACGACGCCATCATCTATGGCGGCCGGGTGCAGCTCTTCGTCGAGGCTGACGAGGCGGATGCCAAGCAGCTCGCCGAGCAGCTGCCCTCCACCACCTCCGCCGATCACGGCGCCCCCTTCGCCGACATCTTCGGCCGGGTGAACGGCGATTTCTACAAGATCGACGGCGCGCTATTCAGCCCGGCCGAGGTCATCGTTACCTCGGTGACCACCGGCAAGAGCTTTCGCGGCGGCCGGCTGATGCCGGAACTGGTGGACGCCTCCTTCAGCTGA
- the mtdB gene encoding NAD(P)-dependent methylenetetrahydromethanopterin dehydrogenase → MARSILHMLTPLKHMSPFDVNMAVDAGFETIATYTDVTLPDVTSLVQDSIFSRSPQDGARTTIFIGGKNAEDALDMMDRAKKALVPPFANHIVADPAGSFTTGAAMVAEVTRALKAKFGTDLKGKRIVIFGGAGVVAYVAAVIGALEGAKTVLVGHDGEERVSKIAFTMKWRFGIDVGAVDGSTADARRAAIAEADVILSAGPAGVPILSATDLESAPKLLVASDVNAVPPAGIAGIDVNAKDVALPTGKGIGIGALAVGNVKYQTQSRLFRQILAASEPLCLDFRDAYKVAVEVAG, encoded by the coding sequence ATGGCCCGCTCGATTCTTCATATGCTGACGCCCCTCAAGCACATGAGCCCGTTCGACGTGAACATGGCGGTGGATGCGGGTTTCGAGACGATCGCGACCTATACCGACGTGACCCTGCCGGACGTGACCTCCCTGGTGCAGGATTCGATCTTCTCCCGTTCGCCCCAGGATGGCGCCCGCACGACCATCTTCATCGGCGGCAAGAACGCCGAGGACGCACTCGACATGATGGACCGGGCAAAGAAGGCCCTGGTGCCGCCCTTCGCCAACCACATCGTCGCCGATCCGGCCGGGTCCTTCACCACCGGGGCCGCGATGGTGGCCGAGGTGACCCGCGCCCTGAAGGCCAAGTTCGGCACCGACCTGAAGGGCAAGCGCATCGTCATCTTCGGCGGAGCCGGCGTCGTGGCCTATGTGGCGGCGGTGATCGGCGCGTTGGAAGGCGCCAAGACCGTCCTCGTCGGCCATGACGGCGAGGAGCGAGTCAGCAAGATCGCCTTCACGATGAAATGGCGCTTCGGCATCGATGTCGGCGCCGTGGACGGCTCCACCGCCGACGCGCGCCGCGCCGCCATCGCCGAGGCCGACGTGATCCTCTCGGCCGGCCCGGCCGGCGTCCCGATCCTGTCGGCGACGGATCTCGAATCGGCCCCGAAGCTTCTCGTCGCCTCCGACGTGAACGCGGTGCCGCCCGCCGGCATCGCCGGGATCGACGTCAACGCCAAGGACGTGGCCCTGCCCACCGGCAAGGGCATCGGCATCGGCGCGCTGGCGGTCGGCAACGTCAAGTACCAGACCCAGTCCCGCCTGTTCCGCCAGATCCTCGCCGCCAGCGAGCCCCTCTGCCTCGACTTCCGCGACGCCTACAAGGTCGCCGTCGAGGTGGCTGGCTGA